CGGTCGAGGAGGCGCTCCTTCTGGGCGAGCGGCTTCTGGTCATGGCGCCGCGTCCCGGTCGCATCCACCGCGAGTACCGGCTGCCTTTCGCGGAGGCCGGGGTGAATGCGGACCTGCGCGAGGTCAAGAAAGACCCCAAATTCGGCGAGACCCGAGACGAGATCCTGTCGATGATCTGGGAAATGGAAGAAGAGATTATGGGCCGGACGGAGAGCGCATGACATGACCGGCCTTGTTCTCCTCATCCTCTATGTGGCGCTGTTCGTCGGCTCCATGGTCGCCGTCGCCTTCTTTACCCGCAATCGGACGCGGAAGGACTTCACCGCGCTCAAGACCGTGACCTTCGGCGACGAGAGCGCCGTGCGTCCGAACCGTGCGGCCAGCATCATCTCGGTTCTGGTGATCTTCCTGCTCTGGGGCGCGTTCACCGGCTCGAAATGGGCGCCGTTTCACGTGCCGGGACCGTTCGTCGGCGAAAGCGGCTTCACCTATACCGCGCAGGATGCCGCCGGACAGACCGACGACGCGCAGGTCTCCTTCATCGTTCATCCCGTCGGCGAGGATGTCGCCGCCCCCGAGCCGGGCGCGGCGGACGGCTTCGCCGAGGACGATACCGGCACCATCGGCGCCTACCGGACCGAGCTGTTCCGCGTCACCAGCAACGATGGCGAGGGCGCGACCGTCATCGCCGTCGACGGGCAGGAGATCGCGCCGGGCCAGACGGTCGACATCGCCAACGGCACCGTCACGATGACGCCCCGCGGCTCGCTGAATGTGCGGCCCGATACCGGCTTCCAGATGGAATCAATCTGGCTGCCCGCCCCCGAGGAGGTCGTCGGCGCCTTCGTCGACATCTGGCAGAACGGCTACCAGAACTTCACCCTGATCGAGCATCTGGGCTGGTCGCTGATCCGCGTCCTCGTGGGCTTCGTCCTCGGCGCGCTGGTCGGCATCCCGCTGGGCTACGCGATGGGTCTCTCGGGCTGGTTCCGCGGCTGGTTCGATCCGATCGTCGAATTCATGCGGCCCGTCCCGCCTCTGGCGCTCATCCCGCTGGTCATCATCTGGTTCGGCATCTGGGAGACGGGGAAGATCGTGCTCCTGTTCCTCGCGGCACTCTGGATCATGGCCATCGCGGCGCGCGCAGGCGTCTCTGGCGTGAACATCACCAAGGTCCACGCGGCCTATTCGCTGGGTGCGTCCAAGTGGCAGATCCTGCGCCACGTCATCATCCCCAACTCGCTGCCCGAGATCTTCACCGGCGCGCGGGTCGCGATGGGGGTGTGCTGGGGCACGGTCGTCGCGGCCGAACTTGTCGCCGCCCAGAAGGGTGCGGGCATGATGATCATTGCGGCGTCGAAGTTCCAGCAGACCTATATCGTCCTGATGGGCATCATCCTGATCGGCCTGATCGGCTACGGGATCGACATCCTGATGCGCAAGGCCGAGGACATTCTGGTGCCGTGGAAGGGTCGCTCCTGACGCGGCTCTAGCCGTCCAGCCAGACGAGGACCGCGAAGACGATGACGCCCGCGACCAGCGCGGCGAAGCGGCTCTCGCGTTCCTCGGGCAGCTCTTCCTTCAGGACGTTCAGGATCACCCCGCCGCCGAGCACCGCGAGGACGTACATGATCCAGGTTTCGGGCACTTCGATGGCCGTGCCCACGGCCCAGCCGACGAGCAGGGCCACGGACAGAAGCCAGCGCGCGATGCGCATGTAGCCCGCGCGGAACGCCTCGAGCAGGCCGAAATCCGTGACCAGCAGATGCAGCGCCATCGCCGCCACGAAGAGCCAGAGCTCGGCGCGGTCGGCCAGAAGGTAGCCGGTCACCAGGTTGTAGACCACGAAGCTGGCGAGGTGGACGCCGAAGGTCCCCGGCTCCTCCTCGTGCCCGGCGGTGCGGCGGCGCAGGGCGTCCGACTGGACCATCCGCTCGATCCCGTAGAAGCCGACCAATGCGGCCAGCGCCACGCCCCAGATGCCGAAACCCAGCGCCGTGTCCTCGCCGACCAGTTCCGCGCCATGGGCCAGCTCGGGCAGCAGGTGCAGGAAGACGTAGCCGATCGACGCGCCGCCCGCGAAGGACAACCAGCGCGAGCGGGGCGTGTTCGACAGGAAGGTCAGGCGCGGCGTCAGCCAATGGACGGCGACGAGGAGGAGCGCGGCGGCGAGGGAAGCGATCATGCCCGGTCAACGGATCGCGGACGGGGCGGTTCCCCTCAGGCGTCCCGCGGGCGCAGCCGCAGCCAGACCAGCGCGACCGCGGCCAGCGTCAGGAACGGCACCATCGCATAGTTCACCTTGGCCCAGCCCGCGACGGCGTCCACCGCCGACCCCATCAGGCCGCCCGACGAGAGCGAGGCCAGCGTCACCATCCCGAAGACCAGAAGGTCGTTCAGACCCTGTACCGTGCCCCGCTCATGCGCGGCGTGGTTCGCGGTCAGCATCGCGGTCGCCCCGATGAAGCCGAAGTTCCAACCGATGCCCAGAAGGATAAGTGCTCCGAAGAAGTTGAAGAGCGTGACCCCTGCCAATGCCATGATCCCGGCCGCGGCGAGGCAGGCGAGCCCGGCCGAGATGATCCGCGTCGTCCCGAACCGTGCGATGAGGTGGCCGGTGAAGAAGCTGGGCGCATACATCGCGATGACATGGGCCGAGACGATATCGGCCGCGTTCCCGGTCGAGAAGCCGCAGCCCACGACCGCCAGCGGTGTCGAGGTCATCACGAGGTTCATGAGCGCGTAGGTGACCATCCCGCAGACCACGGCGACGACGATCGCGGGCTCGCGCAGAAGCTGGCCGCGGCTGCGCCCGCGCGGCGCGTCGGCGGCGGGCTTGGCGGGGGTGGGGATGTCGAGAAGGAAGAAGAGCCACAACCCGACGAGGTTCAGGACGATGACCGCGCCGTAGGTATAGAGGAACGGGATCACCGTCGCGTCCGACGTCAGCTTGACCAGTTGCGGCCCGATCAGCGCCGAGATCAGGCCCCCCGCCATGACGTAGCTGATGGCCTTGGGGCGGAAGGCCTCGGACGCGGTGTCGGTGGCGGCGAAGCGGTAGAAGCCCAGCGTCGACATGAAGATGCCGGTCAGGTACGCGCCCGCGAGGAAGATCGCGAAACTGGACGTGATCAGTCCCGTCAGCGACAGCGCCGCCCCGCAGGCCCCGGCGACGGCCCCTAGGACGAAGCCGAAGCGTCGGCCCTTCGCCTGCATCAGCGGGCTGATCCACGGCGCGGTCGTCATCGAGCCGAAGACGATGAGGCTGATGGGCAGCGTCGCCAGAAGCGGCGTCGGCGCGAGGCTCATCCCCGCCAGCCCGCCGACCACGAAATTCATCGGAAGCTGCGCCCCGAGGATCGCCTGCGCCGCCACGAGGACGAGGACGTTGCGCCGTGCGCGGGAATCGTCGGGGATATCGGTGATGGCCGTCATGGCCGAAGACTACGCCGCGCCACCAAGGGCCACCAGCGCGTCATTGTATCGCTACGCGCGGGGCGCGATCAGATGTGCGAAGGACCCGCTGGCCGCCCCGTGCCGCAGGCCCATGGGGGCAAGCGTTGTGCCCTCGGCATCGCTGGCCGCGAACACCGGCTCCCCCTCTGCGCGCAGGGTCGTGGCATAGTGGAACTCGTGCCCCGCCCAGCGCCCCGCGAATGGCCCATGGCCCGCCTCGAGCTCGCGGTAGCCGAGATGCAGCCGGCGCGTCTCGAAGCTCGTTTCCAGCCGCAGAAGGCCCGCCATGGCGTGTTGAGTGCCGTCCGCGTCCACCAGCCCGTCGCCCATCACCATGTAGCCGCCGCATTCGCCGAAGACCTGCCGGTCGGCCAGCGATCCGAGGAAGCGCCCGGCGGCGGCGAGTCGCCCGGCGTGGAGTTCGGGATAGCCGCCCGGCAGGTAGACGAGATCGGCAGGCGGCGCGGCCTCGTCGGCCAGCGGCGAGAAGATCCGCAGTTCCGCGCCCGCCGCCCGCCAGCCGTCGAGGAGGTGCGGGTATGCGAAGGCAAAGGCCGCGTCCTGCGCGACCGCGATCCGTTGGGCCGGAGGTGGCACGGCAACGAGCGGTGTGTCGGGCAGGGGGGCGGCGCATGCGACGAGGGCGTCGAGATCGACATGGGCCGCGACGATCTGAGCGGCGCGGGCAAGAAAGGCGTCGAGGTCGGGATGCTCCTCGGCCTGGACGAGGCCGAGATGCCGGGCGGGCAGGGCGAGCGTCGCGTCGCGCGGAATCACGCCCAGCACCGGGATCGGACAGGCATGTCGCAGCATGGTCCCGTGTCGGTCCGATCCGACCCGATTCAGGATCACGCCCGCAACCCGTACGGCCGGATCATGCGCGGCGAAGCCCGAGACCAGCGGGGCCACCGACTGCGCCATGCGCGCCGCATCGACCACCAGCACGACGGGCAGCGCCATCTGCCGCGCGAGATCGGCCACGGCGCCGCGCCCGTCCGGCGGGGCCCCGTCGAAGAGGCCCATCGCGCCCTCGATCAGAAGAAGGCCCGGTCCTGCGGCGAGGCCCGCGATCATCGCGGGGGCCATCGCCCAGGCATCGAGATTGGGGCAGGGCGCGCCGGTCGCCGCGGCATGGAAGCGCGGGTCGATATAGTCGGGGCCGGATTTCGCCCCGCGCACCGCGTGGCCTGCCTGCCGCAGCGCGCCCAGCAGGCCCAGCGTCACGGTCGTCTTGCCCGCGCCCGAAGACGGCGCGGCGAGGATCAGGCCGGGCATGGGAGCGTCACGCGCTTTCGGCGGGCCGTCGCCGGTCGAGCGGGTCGAGATCGCGTGGCGCCTCGCCCGCCGCCTGCGCCTGCCAGTCGAGCGCCTGGCGCAGCGCCACGGCCATGCCGATGCAGATGATGGCCGGTGGCTCGAGCCCGGCGGCGGCGATATCGGCCTCGCAGTTGGCGAGCGTCGTCTCGATCGTGCGCTGGCCGTCCAGCGTGGCGGTGGTCGTGACGGCCACCGGCTCGGACGGGCGGCGACCGGCGGCGATGAGCTGGGCCGCGATCTGGCCGATATGCTTCATCCCCATGTAAAGCACGATCACCTGGCTGCCGCGCGCGATCCCGGCCCAGTCGACCGCCGTAGGGGCGGCCCCGCTGGCGTCGTGGCCGGTGACGAAGGTGACCGATTGGTTCACGTCGCGGTGGGTGACCGGGATGCCGGCATAGGCCAGCCCCGCGATCCCCGCCGTGATGCCCGGCACGATGCGGATGGGCACGCCGTGCTGGACCAGCGTCTGCGCCTCCTCTCCGCCGCGTCCGAAGACGAAAGGATCGCCGCCCTTGAGCCGCAGCACGCGTTTGCCCGCGCGGGCCAGTTCGACCAGCCGCAGCGATATGTCGCGCTGCTTGGCCGAGGGTTTACCGCCGCGCTTGCCGGCATAGATGCGCTCGGCCTGCGGGGCCCAGTCGAGGATCGCCTCGCCCACGAGCGCGTCGTAGACGATCACGTCGGCTTGCCGCAGAGCGTTCAACCCGTGCAGCGTCAGAAGGCCGGGGTCGCCCGGACCGGCACCACACAGCCAGACCCAGCCGCGTTGCAGCTCGGGCCAGTCGTTCGGAGGGAGTTCGGGCGTCATGATTCCTTCCTGCCGTGGCCCGCGCGATTTGGAAAGACGGCGCGCGACCATTGGCGGCCCGCGGGCGGCGTGGCATGGGTTGGCGCATGAACGACGCGCCGAAGCTGCGCCGGGGCTGGACCACCGGTGCCTGTGCCACCGCCGCGGCCAAGGCCGCGCTAGCAGGGCTGTGGGGCGGGGCCGTGCCGCGCGAGGTCGAGATCGTGCTGCCGCGCGGGGAACGTCCGGTCTTCGCGGTCGCAGAGGGTCGGATCGGCGACGGCTGGGCCGAGGCGGCGGTGATCAAGGATGCGGGCGATGACCCCGACGTCACCCATGGCGCGACCATTGTGGTGCGCGTTGCTGCCTCGGACGGCGGGGTCGTGTTCCGCGCGGGCGAGGGCGTCGGCACCGTGACCAAGCCCGGCCTGCCCATCGCGGTGGGTGAGCCCGCGATCAACCCGGTCCCCCGCGCGATGCTGGACGAAGTCGTGGCCGAGGCGGCGGCGCAGTACGGGCAACGGCCCGATATCGAGATCACCGTGTCGGTGCCCGGCGGTGCGGTATTGGCGGCGAAGACATGGAATCCGCGCCTTGGGATCGAGGGCGGGCTTTCGATCCTCGGCACCACGGGGATCGTGCGGCCCTTCAGTTGCGCGGCCTGGATCGCGTCCATCCATCGCGGGATCGACGTGGCTGCGGCGTCCGGCCTGACCCATGTGGCGGGCTGCACCGGGGCCACGTCCGAGCGGGTGGTGCAGGCGCTGCACGGTCTGCCAGATCACGCGATGCTCGACATGGGCGATTTCGCGGGCGGGATGCTGAAATATCTCCGCCGTCATCCGATCGCACGGGTCACGATCGGCGGCGGCGTCGGAAAACTCGCGAAGTTGGGGCAGGGGGCAATGGACCTTCATTCCGGGCGCTCGCAGGCGGATTTCGCGAGGCTGAGCGACTGGGCGGGCACCGATCTGACCGATTGCAACACGGTGCTCGAGGCGGTGACGCGGGTGCCCGCGCTTGCGGAGAAGGTCGGGACCGAGGCCCGGCGCGCGGCCCTGGGCATAATCGACGCCGAGGTCGACGTGGTCGTCATCGATCGCGCGGGCGACGTGATGGCCCATGCGCGGTGACGTTCTGGTGCTGGCGGGCACGGCCGAGGCGCGGGCCCTGCTTGCGCGCTGCGGCGGGTTGCGCGTGACGGCTTCGCTGGCCGGGGCGACGGACTCGCCCCGCGATCTCGGGGTGCCGACGCGCCGCGGCGGCTTCGGCGGCGCGGAGGGCTTTCGCGCGGCGCTCGCGTTGCATTCCGCGGTCCTCGATGCCACGCATCCCTTCGCGTCCACCATCAGCACCCGCACCGCGACGATCTGCGCCGCGCGCGCCGTCCCCTATCTGCGTCTCACCCGCGCGCCTTGGCCGACCGAGCCGGGCTGGATCCGCCACGCGGACGCCACCGCCTGCGCCGAGGCGTTGCCTGCGGGCGCGCGCGTTCTTCTGACCGCCGGGCCGGGAGCGCTCGACCCGTTTCTCGGGCGAGGTCTGGATCTGACCTGCCGCCGCGTCGATCCCGCCCCGGCCCGCGCAGGGGTCGATTGGGTCATCGGGACGCCGCCCTTTACCGAACGCGACGAAGCGGCCTTGATGCGGGACCGCGCGATCACCCATCTGGTCACCAAGAACAGCGGCGGGTCGCGGGCCAAGCTCGATGCGGCGCGCCGCTTGGGCGTGTCCGTCCACGTCATTGACCGACCGCCCCCACCGCCCGGAGACGAGACCCATGACATCGACCGCGCCTATGCCTTCATCCTCGCCCATGCGGATCATCGCAGGGCCGGATGACGTCGCCGAGGGAGTCGCATGGCTTCGTTCGGAATGCCCGAAGATGGCCGCGGCCCTCGACCGGGTCGGACCCCTGCCGCTGCGGCGCCGCGACGACGGGTTCGGGGCGCTTCTCTCGGCGATCGTGGGACAGCAGGTCAGCATCGCTTCGGCGGCCGCGATCAACGCGCGGCTCGCCGAGGCCGGGCTGGTGACCGAGGCCGCGATCCGCGCTTCTGCCGAGACGGATCTGAAGGCCTGCGGTCTTTCGCGGCAGAAGATGCGCTACGCCCGCGCGCTGGCCGAGGCCGGCATCGACTGGACCGCCCTGCGTGCGATGCCCACCGACGAGGTCGTGGCCACCCTGACCGCCGTGCCGGGCATCGGGGCCTGGACGGCGGAAATCTACGCGATGTTCAGCCTCGGCCACGCCGACGTCTTCGCGCCGGGCGACCTGGCGCTGCAGGAGGGCGCGCGTATGGTCTACGGCCTTGACGATCGCCCGAAGGAACGGGCCCTGCGCGACTGGTCGGCGGATTGGTCACCATGGCGATCGGTTGCGGCACGGCTCTTCTGGGCCTACTACGCGCGGGAGAAGCGTCGGGAGGGCATCGCGTGACACTCAGGCATGAGCGCCGGGGGCCGGAAGCGCCCGACCGGCTGGTGATCTTCCTGCATGGCTACGGCGCGAATGCCGCCGACCTGATCGGGCTGGCCGATCCGCTGGGCCCACATCTGCCCGGCACCGCCTTCCTCGCCCCCGACGCGCCGGAAGAACTGCCGGGCATGCCCGGCGGCTTTCAGTGGTTTCCGATCCCGTGGCTTGACGGGTCCAGCGAAGAGGCCGCGCAGGCCGGGATGGCGCGCGCCATCGAGGACCTGAACGCATGGCTTGACGAGGTGATCGCGGCCGAGGGCGTGCCGATCTCGAATGTCGCGCTTTTCGGGTTCAGCCAGGGCACCATGATGGCGCTGCATGTCGGCCCCCGTCGCGACCCCGGATTGGCCGGTATCGTGGGATTCTCGGGGCGGCTTTTGTCGCCCGAGACGCTGGCCGACGAGGTGGCGACCCGGCCCCCGGTCCTGCTGGTCCATGGCGATGCCGACGAGGTCGTACCGGTCCAGTCGCTTCCGCAGGCCGCCGAAGCGCTGGAAGGGGCGGGGTTCGACCGCGTTTACGCCCATATCATGAAGGGCACCGGCCACGGGATCGCGCCTGACGGGCTGTCGGTCGCGCTGGCCTTCCTGCGGGACATCTGGAGCATCGAGAGCGACTGAACGGACACGTCGGAAAACCGTCATCCAACCCCGCTATCTGGGCCCTTGTCAGTCCTCGGCACCCATATATAGTCCGAGCTGACGGGGGCCACGCGCCCGACGACCGGGCGCGCCGCCCCCACGCCAGGGGATGCGAGCGCAATGGTTCCTGCGACCGACACGATCGACCCGGATTTCCGAACCGCATTCACCCGCGATCCTGCCGGCCTGCGTCATTTCCCGGCACTTGTGCTGAACGCCGATTATCGCCCGCTGAGCTATTATCCCCTCTCGCTCTGGCCGTGGCAGGATGCGGTCAAGGCCGCCTTCCTCGACCGCGTCACCATCGTCAGCGAATACGAGGAGGTGGTCCGTTCGCCGACCACCGTGATCCGCATCCCGTCTGTCGTGGTCCTCAAGGACTACGTCAAGCCGCAGCGGCAGGTCGCCTTCACGCGCTTCAACCTGTTCCTGCGCGACGAATTCTGCTGCCAGTATTGCGGCGCGCGCGGTGACCTGACCTTCGATCACGTGGTGCCCCGGGCGCGGGGCGGAATCACCTCGTGGGAAAACGTGGTCGCGGCCTGCGGGCGGTGCAACCTGCGCAAGGGCTCTCGCTCGCTCAAGCAGGTCGGGTTCACGCTGCGCAAGCCGCCCCGGCAACCGGCCTCGGGCGAGCTGATGAATCTCGGGCGCAAGTTCCCACCGAACCACCTGCACGACAGCTGGATGGACTTCCTCTACTGGGATGCCGAACTGGAAGCCTGAGGCCGCCGGCGACGCCGCCTAGCCGTCACGTCCCGGCTCGCCAGGATCGTTCGAGTAGAGGGCGATCTTGTTGCCCTGGGGGTCGCGAAGATAGCCGACATAGAACGCCGCCCCGTAGTCCGCGCGGAACCCGGGCGCCCCCTCGTCCCGGCCCCCGGCCGCGATCGCCGCGGCATGAAGGGCGCGGACGTCCCGTTGGCTCCGGGCCTCGAAGGCGATCATCGACCCGTTTCCGGTCGAGGCCGGGCCGCCGTCGAAGGGCGGTTTGACGTAGAACTCCGTCAGACTGGCCGGGTGGTCCGGCCCCAAGGCGTAGCTCAGGCCCTCGGGCCCTTCCGTCACGCCGTAGCCAAGCGCGGGCAGGATCGCCGCGTAAAACCGCTTGGCGCGCGGAATGTCGTCGGCCCCGACGGTGACGTAGCCGATCATTGTGCGGGGCCGCATGGGTTGCGGCATGGTTCGGGCGGGCAGGACATCATCCGCCATCCATAGGCCGGAACGTGCCGCGCCTCCAGCGCCCGGCTGCCGTCCCGCTCTCAGACCAGCCCCGGCGCGCCCCCGAGCCGCTTGGCCAAGGGCGCGACCGTCAGCCCCTGCACGATGATCGAGAAGAGCACCACGATATAGGTCGCCGTGAGCATCACGGGCGTCCATTCGCCGTCGGGCAAAGACAGGACCAGTGCGACCGAGATGCCGCCCTTCAATCCGCCCCAGGTCATGATGCGCGTGAGCCCCGTCTCCATGCTCTCGGCAAAGGGGCGGAGCAGCGTGACCGGCACCACGACGGCGGCAAACCGCGCCACGAGGTGCAGGACGATCGCGGCCAGCCCGGCGAGGAGGTAGGACGCCTCGAAAGCGACCGCGAAGACCTCGACCCCGATCAGAAGGAACAGGACCGCGTTCAGGATTTCGTCGATCAGGGTCCAGAACGTGTCGACATGGGCGCGCGTCTCGTCCGACATCCCGTATTTCGAGCCGACATCGCCGATCAGAAGCCCGGCGACCACCGCCATGATCGGAGCCGAGACATGGAGGAGGAGGCTGAGCTGGTAGCCGCCGAATGCGAGCGCCAGCGTGATGAGGACCTCGAGCGGCGGATCGTCGATGCGGCGCATGACGCGGAAGGCCAGGTACCCGAGGGCCGCACCGAGGGCCGCGCCGCCGAACGCCTCCTGCACGAAGAGGATCGCCGCCGCCTCGAGGCCCGAGCCATGCGCGTCGCCCGCCGGATAGGCGAGCCCGACGAGGACGAGGAAGACGACATAGCCGACGCCGTCATTGAAAAGGCTTTCGCCCGCGATCTTTGTTTCCAGCGATTTGGGCAGGTCGGCGGCGCGCAGAACGCCCAGCACCGCGACCGGATCGGTGGGCGAGATCAGCGCGCCGAAGACCAGCGCGATCAGGAGCGGTGCTCCGGTGATCCAACTGAACCCGATCCCGGCGATGGCGGTCGAGAGGCCGACGCCGATGGTGGCCATCAGAAGCACGAGGACCCATTCGCGCTTGAGGTCGGCGACCTTGACGTGCAGCGCGCCGGCAAAGAGCAGAAGGCCCAGCATTCCTTCAAGCAGCGCGTCCGAGAATTCGATGTCGAGGACGACGGTCCGGATCTCGGCCGCCAGGCCCCAGGACGGCACGGCGAGGTCCACCATCATCAGCGTCAGCGATGCGGCCAGTGCCACGATCAGGATGCCGATCGCCGAAGGCAGCTTGAGGAACAGGTGGTTCACGGCCCCGAACGCCCCTGCCATGACGAGGAGGAGCGAGGCGATCTGGAGAAGGTCCATGGATCAGGATCCGATCGTGCGGGGGATGTCGAACGTGGGCGGCGCGAGGGTGAAACCCTCGAAGCGAAAGCCGGGCGAGACGGTACAGCTGACGAGTGTCCAGTCGCCGGTGGTGCGCGCGGCCTGCCAGTGTTCCTTCGGCACGCAGCCCTGCATCGACTGGCGCAGGATGTCGGGGCCGAGCACCGTGTCGGTCGCGGGACCGGCATCGTCCGGCGAAATGCTCAGCACGAGCGGCTCGCCCGCGTGCCAGAACCAGAGCTCGTCGGCATCGACGCGGTGCCAGTGACTGCCGCCGCCGTCGCGGAGCAGGAACAGGATCGCAGTACCCGCGGGCCGCACGCCCGGCCCAGCCTCGGACACGAAGGTCTGGCGGTAGAATCCGCCCTCTGGATGGGGTGCGAGGTCGAGCGCCGCGATGATCTCGTCGGCCGTCATGCGAGGCGCCCCCGCCAGAGCGTATAGAGCCCCGCCGCCACGATCACCGCGATCCCGGCCAGGGCCAGACCGTCGGGCCAGTCGCCGAAGATCGCCAACCCGATCACGGCCGCGACGGGGATCTCGAGATATTGCATCGGTGCGAGCGTGGCCGAGGGCGCATGGCGCAGGGACCACGTCATCAGGAGGTGCCCGAAGGTACCGAGCAGACCCATCGCCAGAAGGACCGGCAGGTGCCCCGTGATCGGCAGGAGTGCCACGGGTCCGACATTCGGCAGCGCGAGGTAGAGCGCACCGAGGCCGACCACCGCCATCACCCCCGATGCGGCCTGCATCGGGATCGGGTCTGCTTCGGACGCGACGCGCCGGGTGACCAGCATGAAGGCCGCGAAGACGAAGGCGACCCCGAGGGGGTAGAGCACGGCCCAGCCGACCTCGACGAAGCTCGGCTGCATCACCATGAGGGTGCCCGCGAAGCCGACCGCGCAGGCGGCGAGGCGGCGCGGCCCGACCTCCTCGCCCAGGATCATGTGCCCCATCAGCAGGAGGATGAACGGCATGACGAAGGCGATGGCCAGCGCGTCGGCCAACGGCAGGTAGGTCAGTCCCTTGGTCATCAGCCAGATGCCCGTCACCTGCAGCACCGTGCGCAGTCCCGTCAGCCGCCAGCCCAGCGGCGAAATGCGCCAGCTCTGCCCCGAAAGCCGGACGAGCGGGATCAGGATCACGGCCTGCACCACGAAACGGATGAAGACGAGCTGCAGGACCGGGAAGGTGCCCGCCGCGATCTTGGCCATCGCGTCCGACAGCGGGGCGGTGACGCAAAAGCCCAGCATCAGCGCCATGCCCAGCGCGGGGCGGTCGATCCGGGGGGCGGCGGCGGCATCCATGGGCGCGACGCTAGGCCCGGGCGGTCGGGGCGGCAAGCGCCCCGGCCCTTGGATCAGCCGCGCAGGATGCTGCGCCCGGCGTAGCGCGCCGTCTCGCCCAGCATCTCCTCGATGCGGATCAGCTGATTGTACTTGGCCAGCCGGTCCGATCGGGCGAGGCTGCCGGTCTTGATCTGCCCGCAATTCGTGGCGACCGCGAGGTCGGCGATGGTCGCGTCCTCGGTCTCGCCCGATCGGTGCGACATGA
This portion of the uncultured Jannaschia sp. genome encodes:
- a CDS encoding VOC family protein encodes the protein MIGYVTVGADDIPRAKRFYAAILPALGYGVTEGPEGLSYALGPDHPASLTEFYVKPPFDGGPASTGNGSMIAFEARSQRDVRALHAAAIAAGGRDEGAPGFRADYGAAFYVGYLRDPQGNKIALYSNDPGEPGRDG
- a CDS encoding sodium:proton antiporter: MDLLQIASLLLVMAGAFGAVNHLFLKLPSAIGILIVALAASLTLMMVDLAVPSWGLAAEIRTVVLDIEFSDALLEGMLGLLLFAGALHVKVADLKREWVLVLLMATIGVGLSTAIAGIGFSWITGAPLLIALVFGALISPTDPVAVLGVLRAADLPKSLETKIAGESLFNDGVGYVVFLVLVGLAYPAGDAHGSGLEAAAILFVQEAFGGAALGAALGYLAFRVMRRIDDPPLEVLITLALAFGGYQLSLLLHVSAPIMAVVAGLLIGDVGSKYGMSDETRAHVDTFWTLIDEILNAVLFLLIGVEVFAVAFEASYLLAGLAAIVLHLVARFAAVVVPVTLLRPFAESMETGLTRIMTWGGLKGGISVALVLSLPDGEWTPVMLTATYIVVLFSIIVQGLTVAPLAKRLGGAPGLV
- a CDS encoding cupin domain-containing protein; the encoded protein is MTADEIIAALDLAPHPEGGFYRQTFVSEAGPGVRPAGTAILFLLRDGGGSHWHRVDADELWFWHAGEPLVLSISPDDAGPATDTVLGPDILRQSMQGCVPKEHWQAARTTGDWTLVSCTVSPGFRFEGFTLAPPTFDIPRTIGS
- a CDS encoding DMT family transporter; the encoded protein is MDAAAAPRIDRPALGMALMLGFCVTAPLSDAMAKIAAGTFPVLQLVFIRFVVQAVILIPLVRLSGQSWRISPLGWRLTGLRTVLQVTGIWLMTKGLTYLPLADALAIAFVMPFILLLMGHMILGEEVGPRRLAACAVGFAGTLMVMQPSFVEVGWAVLYPLGVAFVFAAFMLVTRRVASEADPIPMQAASGVMAVVGLGALYLALPNVGPVALLPITGHLPVLLAMGLLGTFGHLLMTWSLRHAPSATLAPMQYLEIPVAAVIGLAIFGDWPDGLALAGIAVIVAAGLYTLWRGRLA